The nucleotide sequence CTATGTACACGTCAAAACCTCCATAGGGCATAACCCCAAGGGACTTCCGCGCCTTCCTCCCCCTGCACCCCAGAGGGCAAGCGCCCAAAGGGTGAGCAGGTCCAGCCCCGCCCGGAAGAGGCTCTGTCCCAGCCTCCCGTGCTTCTTGGGCCTCACCGGACGCACCCGGTGCAGCACAAGCCCCGTCCGAAACGCCCACACGAAGGCCAGGCTCAAGGGGACCAAAAGCCGCGAAAGCCTCTCCCCCCGCGTCACGTGCGTGGCCTCCAGGTCAAATCCCCGCCCCTTCAGGGCCCCAAAGAGCCGCTCTATCCCCCACCTGAGCCCGTACACCTCCAGCACCCGGTGAGGGTCCAGGTCCGTAGCCACAATCAGCCACTCCCGGACCCCAAGGCGCAACCCCACCACCCACATGCGCCGCCCGTAGACCCAGTACCGCCGCCTGGGCACCCGGCTCTCTCCCACCTTCAGGGAGGCAAAGAGCTCCCAGGCCCGAGGGCCCGAGCCCAACCGCCACATCCGGGTGTTGGCCTTGATTCGGATGCACCGGGGGATGCCCTTCTCCTCCAGGTACCGGAACCACGCCTCCCCTATGAACTCCCGATCCGCC is from Thermus neutrinimicus and encodes:
- a CDS encoding IS4 family transposase, giving the protein MEQLTPLINALKRYWKADLRRLTFLAALVMALVTARTTSGPRLALSLGSIASPDPRSAYRRFQRFLAWPGLDGEGYARFIFALLRPQGLLLVMDRTEWELGKSKVNLLMLAFLYQGLAVPLFWSFLPHDGNSSTPERIALMERALAFLRAHFPHLRVEGFLADREFIGEAWFRYLEEKGIPRCIRIKANTRMWRLGSGPRAWELFASLKVGESRVPRRRYWVYGRRMWVVGLRLGVREWLIVATDLDPHRVLEVYGLRWGIERLFGALKGRGFDLEATHVTRGERLSRLLVPLSLAFVWAFRTGLVLHRVRPVRPKKHGRLGQSLFRAGLDLLTLWALALWGAGGGRRGSPLGLCPMEVLTCT